From the Planktothrix tepida PCC 9214 genome, one window contains:
- a CDS encoding tetratricopeptide repeat protein, with protein MSNENPTQNVFLKKARQLQREGKLHESIIIYLKAIENNPTFSWYYYELGEALGAVGNLEESIQHYRKAIELNPKSACFNYRLAKVLSQDENLLDEAIVCFLNAINNGSGDPEFNYQLGRTLEKKGNWNQAIVEYKKAIELDSKKHYYYISLAHAFAKLQDWDNAMSAYRAANNINPYALDSESNHVLIEKPGVAFQVNNHTICQSDLDSDKYATVVFKGKQIYISDRHFRPISEIDIAKKLFKNSIRRVHVEVFSFCNRKCIFCPNQYGTRLKENQYLDEKIYLNILKELALIHYDGIFGFHQYNEPLADKIILQRITQAKYYLPKANIIINTNGDYLDFNYLEELQKSGLMSLNISIYGPKNGVFDEQYIVEKMSRMAEKLELKRKQPSYTKGFGYSIKENYKDTLINIWGRNIASIGFNRGELVDVGPTVINRSCPCFYPFEDLSVDYRGNVLPCCNVYADLPEHDQYIIGNLNDGRSIFEHYVDQQLVNWRKNLIRFFPKGSPCQTCSRLEFPELVTLKNVNSLENLAQSLMEEKP; from the coding sequence AACGGGAAGGGAAGTTACACGAGTCTATCATAATTTATCTTAAAGCCATTGAAAATAATCCTACTTTTTCCTGGTATTATTATGAATTGGGTGAGGCTTTAGGAGCAGTTGGTAATTTGGAAGAATCGATTCAGCATTACCGAAAAGCTATTGAATTAAACCCAAAATCAGCCTGTTTTAATTATAGATTAGCAAAGGTTTTAAGTCAAGATGAAAATTTATTAGATGAAGCTATCGTTTGTTTTTTAAATGCGATAAATAATGGTTCGGGCGACCCTGAATTTAACTATCAACTTGGAAGAACTTTAGAGAAGAAAGGAAATTGGAATCAAGCAATTGTTGAGTATAAAAAAGCGATTGAGTTAGATTCAAAAAAACATTATTATTATATCAGTCTTGCCCATGCTTTTGCAAAACTTCAAGATTGGGATAATGCGATGTCTGCTTACCGTGCTGCAAATAATATTAATCCTTATGCCTTAGACTCCGAATCTAATCATGTATTAATAGAGAAGCCTGGTGTAGCCTTTCAAGTTAATAACCATACAATCTGTCAATCGGACTTGGATTCTGATAAATATGCTACAGTGGTTTTTAAAGGAAAACAAATTTATATAAGTGATCGACATTTTCGTCCTATATCAGAAATTGATATTGCAAAGAAATTATTTAAAAATTCTATTAGGCGTGTTCATGTAGAAGTCTTTTCATTTTGCAATCGAAAATGTATTTTTTGTCCCAACCAATATGGAACTCGTTTGAAAGAGAACCAATATTTAGATGAAAAAATATATCTGAATATTCTGAAAGAATTAGCTTTAATACATTATGACGGTATATTTGGTTTTCATCAGTATAATGAACCTTTAGCAGATAAAATAATTCTTCAAAGAATTACTCAAGCAAAATACTATCTACCCAAAGCAAACATCATCATCAATACAAACGGCGATTATTTAGATTTTAATTATTTAGAAGAACTTCAAAAATCAGGATTGATGAGTTTAAATATTTCAATCTACGGTCCTAAAAATGGTGTCTTTGATGAGCAGTACATTGTAGAAAAAATGAGTAGAATGGCGGAAAAACTTGAATTAAAACGAAAACAGCCCTCTTACACGAAAGGTTTTGGTTATTCAATTAAGGAAAACTATAAAGATACTTTAATTAATATTTGGGGAAGAAATATAGCATCTATTGGTTTTAACAGAGGAGAGCTTGTAGACGTAGGGCCTACCGTCATCAATCGTTCTTGTCCTTGTTTTTATCCATTTGAGGATTTGAGTGTAGACTACCGTGGTAATGTTTTACCATGCTGCAATGTTTACGCTGATTTGCCTGAGCATGATCAATATATTATTGGAAATTTAAACGATGGAAGAAGTATTTTTGAACATTATGTAGATCAGCAACTTGTAAATTGGCGCAAAAATTTAATTCGATTTTTCCCTAAAGGTAGTCCTTGTCAAACTTGTTCTCGGCTGGAGTTCCCTGAATTAGTAACATTGAAAAATGTAAATAGTTTGGAGAACTTAGCCCAAAGCTTGATGGAAGAAAAACCTTAA